The Microbacter sp. GSS18 genome has a segment encoding these proteins:
- a CDS encoding PaaI family thioesterase, which translates to MTSPVWRIEPGALDEKLGITVEEQSAERVVATMPVSGNTQSLGRLHGGASAALAEAVGSWSALIHASSMGKVCVGVDLNITHHRGTRGTLIRATSTALHLGKRTATHEIRIEDDLEAHLATARITNLIIDPE; encoded by the coding sequence ATGACTTCCCCTGTTTGGCGCATCGAGCCAGGCGCACTGGACGAGAAGCTCGGCATCACCGTCGAGGAGCAGTCGGCCGAACGCGTGGTGGCGACCATGCCGGTCAGCGGCAACACCCAGTCCCTCGGCAGACTCCACGGCGGCGCGAGCGCGGCCCTCGCCGAGGCCGTGGGATCCTGGTCTGCCCTCATCCATGCCAGCTCGATGGGCAAGGTCTGCGTGGGCGTCGACCTGAACATCACCCACCACCGGGGGACGCGGGGAACCCTCATCCGAGCGACGTCGACCGCGCTTCACCTCGGCAAGCGCACCGCTACGCACGAGATCCGCATCGAGGACGACCTCGAGGCGCACCTCGCCACAGCGCGCATCACCAATCTGATCATCGATCCGGAGTGA
- the paaC gene encoding phenylacetate-CoA oxygenase subunit PaaC, producing MIETTTPDEIDPHGEVTVDRVELSAELAGSEGRASSAEIAQYALWLGDDALILSQQLGAWIAHAPELEEDVALANIALDLLGHARSLLRYAGTFDDRTEDDLAYFRDEPEFRSAWLFEQPNGDFARTIARQLVASVYMYELYRALSSSSDASLAAIAAKAVKEIDYHRDHAVQWTLRLAGGTDESRRRMVRGLHDTWPYVDELFRDSRPVDALPGVAVAPSSLRDGFGAVIDAVFAEADLAVPEVEPSAAGGRQGRHFSTLGHLLAEMQVLARRHPGATW from the coding sequence GTGATCGAAACCACCACCCCTGACGAGATCGATCCCCACGGAGAGGTCACGGTCGACCGCGTCGAGCTGTCCGCCGAACTCGCGGGAAGCGAAGGACGCGCGTCCAGCGCGGAGATCGCGCAATACGCGCTGTGGCTCGGTGACGACGCACTCATCCTCTCGCAGCAGCTCGGCGCGTGGATCGCGCACGCGCCCGAGCTCGAAGAGGATGTCGCGCTCGCGAACATCGCCCTCGACCTGCTGGGCCACGCGCGCTCGCTGCTCAGATACGCCGGAACGTTCGACGATCGCACGGAGGACGATCTGGCCTACTTCCGCGACGAGCCCGAGTTCCGCAGCGCCTGGCTGTTCGAGCAGCCCAATGGGGACTTCGCCCGCACGATCGCCCGCCAACTCGTGGCGTCGGTGTACATGTACGAGCTCTACCGCGCGCTGTCGTCGTCCTCCGATGCATCGCTCGCGGCGATCGCCGCGAAGGCCGTCAAGGAGATCGACTACCACCGAGACCATGCCGTGCAGTGGACTCTGCGCCTCGCGGGAGGAACCGACGAGTCGCGTCGGCGCATGGTCCGGGGGCTCCACGACACCTGGCCCTACGTCGACGAGCTCTTCCGGGACTCCCGCCCCGTGGACGCGCTCCCCGGCGTCGCCGTTGCGCCGTCCTCGCTGCGGGACGGCTTCGGTGCGGTGATCGACGCGGTGTTCGCCGAGGCGGATCTCGCGGTTCCCGAGGTCGAACCATCCGCCGCCGGGGGCCGCCAGGGGCGCCACTTCTCGACTCTGGGCCATCTGCTTGCGGAGATGCAGGTGCTGGCCCGCCGGCATCCGGGAGCGACATGGTGA
- a CDS encoding enoyl-CoA hydratase/isomerase family protein: MAESVRVEERDDRVVAMLDRPDVRNAIDQDTVDELHGLCARLEDRPRVLVITGAGGVFASGADIAQLRQRNASDARRGINTTVFRRIRALPMPVIAAVDGYALGGGAELAYAADIRIGTTRVKIGNPETGLGIIAAAGATWRLPEIVGHARATELLLTGRVLGAEEALDWGLLTSVHEPDELMAAADALVDRITANGARATELTKTALRAPTDAHPAIELELQAELFESDEKHRRMTAFLERKKTR; the protein is encoded by the coding sequence ATGGCTGAGAGCGTGCGCGTCGAAGAGCGCGACGACCGGGTCGTAGCGATGCTGGACCGTCCCGACGTGCGCAACGCGATCGATCAGGACACCGTCGACGAACTGCATGGACTGTGCGCGCGACTCGAGGATCGTCCCCGTGTGCTCGTGATCACCGGAGCGGGCGGGGTCTTCGCTTCGGGCGCCGATATCGCACAGCTTCGGCAGCGCAACGCATCCGACGCCCGCCGCGGCATCAACACCACGGTTTTCCGCCGCATCCGCGCGCTGCCGATGCCGGTGATCGCCGCGGTCGACGGCTACGCTCTCGGCGGCGGTGCCGAACTCGCGTACGCCGCCGACATCCGCATCGGGACGACGCGCGTGAAGATCGGGAACCCCGAGACGGGACTCGGCATCATCGCCGCCGCCGGTGCGACCTGGCGGCTGCCCGAGATCGTCGGCCACGCGCGCGCGACCGAGCTGCTCCTGACCGGCCGGGTGCTCGGCGCGGAGGAGGCACTGGACTGGGGCCTGCTGACATCGGTGCACGAACCCGACGAGCTCATGGCCGCAGCGGATGCGCTGGTCGACCGCATCACCGCGAACGGTGCGCGCGCGACCGAGCTGACCAAGACGGCGCTGCGAGCCCCGACGGATGCGCATCCGGCGATCGAGCTCGAGCTGCAGGCCGAGCTGTTCGAGAGCGATGAGAAGCATCGCCGCATGACGGCGTTCCTGGAGAGGAAGAAGACCAGGTGA
- a CDS encoding 3-hydroxyacyl-CoA dehydrogenase family protein — translation MSLPETVGVLGGGRMGAGIAHAFLLAGARVHVVERDAAAAEAARRRVEQSLHRSAQKGVIPRSVDDLAGALTAGIDASDFAPAGLVVEAVPEDRPLKEDALARIESVIGPDAVLASNTSSISIGALAGSLRRPGRFLGLHFFNPVPASSLVEVVVGPDTDESVAEAARGWVSDIGKTPVVVRDSPGFASSRLGVMLGLEAIRMLEEGVASAVDIDAAMELGYRHPMGPLRTTDLVGLDVRLGIAEELAAELGERFAPPELLRQLVADGHLGRKTGRGFYEWSD, via the coding sequence GTGAGCCTTCCCGAGACCGTCGGCGTCCTCGGCGGCGGCCGCATGGGTGCCGGCATCGCGCACGCGTTCCTGCTGGCAGGTGCCCGCGTTCACGTCGTCGAGCGCGACGCCGCCGCCGCGGAGGCGGCGCGGAGGCGTGTGGAGCAGAGTCTGCACCGCTCCGCCCAGAAGGGCGTCATCCCGCGGTCAGTCGATGACCTCGCCGGCGCGTTGACGGCAGGGATTGACGCATCCGACTTCGCGCCAGCCGGTCTCGTCGTCGAGGCGGTTCCCGAGGACCGGCCGCTCAAGGAAGATGCCCTGGCCCGCATCGAGAGCGTCATCGGCCCGGATGCCGTTCTCGCTTCGAACACCTCGTCGATCTCGATCGGCGCGCTCGCCGGATCGCTGCGGCGCCCGGGTCGATTCCTCGGGCTGCACTTCTTCAATCCGGTTCCTGCCTCGTCGCTGGTCGAGGTCGTGGTCGGGCCCGACACCGACGAGAGCGTCGCCGAGGCAGCACGCGGCTGGGTGTCGGACATCGGCAAGACGCCGGTGGTCGTCCGCGACTCTCCGGGCTTCGCCTCGAGCAGGCTCGGGGTGATGCTCGGGCTCGAGGCGATCCGGATGCTCGAGGAGGGTGTCGCCTCGGCGGTGGACATCGACGCGGCGATGGAACTGGGGTATCGGCATCCGATGGGGCCACTGCGCACGACGGACCTCGTCGGCCTCGATGTGCGCCTGGGCATCGCCGAGGAGCTGGCCGCGGAGCTGGGAGAACGGTTCGCGCCGCCGGAGCTCCTGCGACAGCTGGTGGCGGATGGACATCTCGGCCGGAAGACCGGCCGGGGATTCTACGAATGGAGTGACTGA
- the paaI gene encoding hydroxyphenylacetyl-CoA thioesterase PaaI, which yields MTTQRPMVQRDRASHMLGMVVERDVPGEAVVSMAVREDMTNGFHITHGGLVFALADTAFAIACNEDDRVTVAGGADVAFLKSTTAGQTLTAHAVRRVRRGRSGLYDITVTDDAGDVVAEVRGRSLTTDRRPPTEPAVVSSEAPR from the coding sequence GTGACCACGCAGCGGCCCATGGTGCAGCGCGACAGGGCATCGCACATGCTCGGCATGGTGGTGGAGCGGGACGTTCCGGGCGAAGCCGTCGTGTCGATGGCCGTCCGCGAGGACATGACGAACGGGTTCCACATCACCCACGGCGGGCTGGTCTTCGCGCTCGCCGACACGGCCTTCGCGATCGCGTGCAACGAGGACGACCGGGTCACGGTGGCCGGCGGTGCCGACGTCGCCTTCCTCAAGTCGACGACGGCGGGGCAGACGCTGACGGCCCACGCGGTCCGCCGCGTTCGCCGTGGCCGCAGCGGCCTGTACGACATCACCGTGACCGACGACGCCGGCGACGTGGTGGCCGAGGTCCGAGGCCGCTCGCTGACCACCGATCGCCGACCGCCGACGGAGCCCGCCGTTGTGTCGTCGGAAGCGCCTCGATAG
- a CDS encoding acetyl-CoA C-acyltransferase: protein MPPVSHRPSVRTGRVRRACPTGASSGIITDRSVGKARSRAFERTTMSEAYLVGGVRTPVGRYGGALADVRPDDLAAMVVRAAVERAAVEPGAIDEVYLGAANQAGEDNRNVARMAVLLAGLPDDVPGLTVNRLCASGMSAVALAANAVRAGDMDVIVAGGVESMTRAPWVQAKPSRAWAKPGDAYDTSIGWRFTNPAMAARDKATFSMPETAEEVGRVDGITREDADEFALRSHMRAIAAIDAGRLAPEIVPVPTARGAVVDTDEGPRRETSIGALAKLRPVVAGGSVVTAGNSSSLNDGASALVVASAAAVERHGLRPRARIVSAASAALAPEIMGLGPVPATRKALEKAGLQVGDLGAVELNEAFATQSIASIRRLGLDHEIVNADGGAIALGHPLGSSGSRLLVTLLGRLERERTRFGLATMCVGVGQGTAMIVERIDG from the coding sequence ATGCCGCCAGTCTCCCACCGCCCGTCCGTCCGAACCGGTCGTGTCCGCCGGGCTTGCCCGACGGGCGCGTCGTCTGGCATTATTACTGACCGATCGGTCGGAAAAGCGCGAAGTCGCGCGTTCGAGAGGACGACGATGTCCGAGGCATACCTTGTCGGGGGAGTTCGCACGCCTGTCGGGCGCTACGGCGGCGCGCTCGCGGATGTCCGTCCGGACGACCTGGCCGCCATGGTCGTGCGGGCGGCGGTGGAGCGCGCCGCCGTCGAGCCGGGGGCGATCGACGAGGTGTATCTGGGTGCGGCCAACCAGGCGGGAGAAGACAACCGCAACGTCGCGCGCATGGCCGTTCTCCTTGCCGGCCTCCCCGACGACGTGCCGGGTCTGACGGTGAACCGGCTGTGCGCATCCGGTATGTCGGCGGTCGCTCTCGCCGCCAACGCGGTGCGGGCAGGCGACATGGATGTGATCGTCGCCGGTGGCGTCGAGTCGATGACGCGCGCACCGTGGGTGCAGGCCAAGCCATCCCGCGCCTGGGCGAAACCCGGGGATGCCTACGACACATCGATCGGATGGCGGTTCACGAATCCCGCGATGGCGGCGCGTGACAAGGCGACGTTCTCGATGCCGGAGACCGCGGAGGAGGTAGGTCGAGTCGACGGCATAACGCGCGAGGATGCCGACGAGTTCGCGCTGCGCAGTCACATGCGCGCCATAGCCGCCATCGATGCGGGGCGCCTGGCTCCGGAGATCGTGCCGGTCCCCACCGCGCGTGGCGCCGTGGTGGACACGGACGAGGGCCCACGGCGAGAGACCTCGATCGGCGCCCTCGCGAAGCTTCGTCCGGTCGTCGCCGGCGGATCGGTCGTCACGGCCGGGAACTCCAGCTCGCTCAATGACGGCGCCTCGGCACTCGTCGTGGCGAGCGCCGCCGCGGTGGAGCGGCATGGGCTGCGCCCGCGTGCCCGGATCGTGTCCGCTGCCTCGGCGGCGCTGGCTCCCGAGATCATGGGGCTCGGCCCGGTCCCGGCGACGCGCAAGGCTCTCGAGAAGGCCGGACTGCAGGTGGGAGATCTCGGTGCCGTCGAGCTGAACGAGGCATTCGCGACGCAGTCCATCGCTTCCATCCGCCGCCTCGGGCTCGACCACGAGATCGTGAATGCCGACGGCGGCGCGATCGCGCTCGGGCATCCTCTGGGGTCGAGCGGCAGCCGCCTGCTGGTCACCCTTCTCGGTCGCCTGGAGCGCGAGCGCACGAGATTCGGGCTGGCCACGATGTGCGTCGGCGTCGGCCAGGGAACCGCCATGATCGTGGAGCGGATCGATGGCTGA
- the paaA gene encoding 1,2-phenylacetyl-CoA epoxidase subunit A produces the protein MTATTATRAITDEEGQAAFDAIIEADSRIEPRDWMPAAYRKTLIRQISQHAHSEIIGMQPEGNWITRAPSLKRKAILMAKVQDEAGHGLYLYSAAQTLGITRDEMTEQLIEGRAKYSSIFNYPTPTWADMGAIGWLVDGAAICNQVPLCRASYGPYGRAMVRICKEESFHQRQGFEILLTLMQGTPAQRQMAQESVDRWYWPSLMMFGPPDDESPNSAQSTAWKIKRFSNDVLRQRFIGMLVPQAEILGVTLPDPELRWDEQEQRWHTGPIDWNEFHEVIAGRGPMNAVRLQNRRDAHEDGAWVREAAAEYARKQTEKAVAE, from the coding sequence ATGACCGCAACGACCGCGACGCGCGCGATCACGGACGAGGAAGGACAGGCGGCGTTCGACGCCATCATCGAAGCCGATTCGCGCATCGAACCGCGGGACTGGATGCCGGCGGCGTACCGCAAGACGCTCATCCGCCAGATCTCCCAGCACGCGCACTCCGAGATCATCGGAATGCAACCCGAGGGCAACTGGATCACGCGGGCGCCGAGCCTCAAGCGCAAGGCGATCCTGATGGCCAAGGTGCAGGACGAGGCGGGCCACGGGCTCTACCTCTACTCGGCGGCCCAGACCCTGGGGATCACCCGCGATGAGATGACCGAGCAGCTCATCGAAGGCCGGGCGAAGTACTCGTCGATCTTCAACTACCCGACGCCCACGTGGGCGGACATGGGCGCGATCGGCTGGCTCGTCGACGGTGCGGCGATCTGCAATCAGGTTCCGCTGTGCCGGGCCTCGTACGGCCCCTACGGCCGGGCCATGGTGCGCATCTGCAAGGAGGAGTCGTTCCATCAGCGCCAGGGCTTCGAGATCCTCCTCACCCTCATGCAGGGGACGCCCGCGCAGCGGCAGATGGCGCAGGAGTCGGTGGACCGCTGGTACTGGCCGAGCCTCATGATGTTCGGCCCGCCCGACGACGAATCGCCGAACTCGGCGCAGTCCACGGCCTGGAAGATCAAGCGCTTCTCGAACGACGTGCTGCGCCAGCGGTTCATCGGGATGCTCGTCCCGCAGGCCGAGATCCTCGGGGTGACGCTGCCCGACCCGGAGCTGCGGTGGGACGAGCAGGAGCAGCGCTGGCACACCGGCCCGATCGACTGGAACGAGTTCCACGAGGTGATCGCGGGGCGCGGTCCGATGAACGCCGTGCGCCTGCAGAACCGCCGCGACGCGCACGAGGACGGCGCATGGGTGCGCGAGGCGGCAGCCGAATACGCCCGCAAGCAGACCGAGAAGGCGGTGGCGGAATGA
- the paaK gene encoding phenylacetate-CoA oxygenase/reductase subunit PaaK, with amino-acid sequence MAAINVPRTQAPEAEQVAEAFLHSAVGGPSATERKRARFHSLAVSAVRALTEDSVEVSFAVPEELHSEYDYLPGQYVALRATIEGHELRRSYSLCRSPQGGSISVAIKRDLGGLFSTWAQTELRPGDRIDVMSPQGTFTSTLSDLDGAHVGGIAAGSGITPLMALASTVLARSQTSRVTLVYTNRSTTDVMFLDDLADLKDRYPTRLALHHVLSREQRSAPVLSGRIDEEKLRTILDALVLPETVDEWFLCGPFDLVQLCRDTLESIGVSREHVRYELFTTGDEARPAGNDGRPVVVRTDDPVYSVDFTLDGQSATVQSPVSAHESILNAALRVRPDVPFACAGGVCGTCRARVVEGAVNMTENYALEPDELERGYVLTCQSHPTTEHITVDYDA; translated from the coding sequence GTGGCGGCGATCAACGTCCCCCGGACCCAAGCGCCCGAGGCCGAGCAGGTCGCCGAGGCGTTCCTCCACAGCGCCGTCGGAGGGCCCTCGGCCACCGAACGCAAGCGCGCGCGCTTCCACTCGCTTGCGGTTTCGGCCGTCCGGGCGCTCACCGAAGACTCCGTCGAGGTGAGCTTCGCGGTCCCCGAGGAGCTGCACAGCGAGTACGACTACCTGCCCGGTCAGTACGTCGCGCTGCGGGCGACGATCGAGGGTCACGAACTGCGACGTTCCTACTCCCTCTGCCGCTCGCCGCAGGGCGGATCGATCAGCGTCGCGATCAAGCGCGATCTGGGCGGCCTGTTCTCCACCTGGGCGCAGACCGAGCTGCGCCCCGGCGACCGCATCGACGTCATGAGCCCGCAGGGGACGTTCACATCGACCCTCTCCGACCTCGACGGCGCACACGTGGGCGGCATCGCAGCCGGTTCCGGCATCACACCCCTGATGGCCCTCGCGTCGACGGTGCTCGCACGATCGCAGACATCGCGGGTCACCCTGGTGTACACGAACCGGTCGACGACCGACGTCATGTTCCTCGACGATCTCGCCGACCTCAAGGACCGGTATCCGACCCGGCTGGCGCTGCACCACGTGCTCTCCCGCGAGCAGCGTTCCGCCCCCGTTCTGTCCGGGCGCATCGACGAAGAGAAGCTGCGCACGATCCTCGACGCGCTCGTGCTGCCGGAGACCGTCGACGAGTGGTTCCTGTGTGGGCCGTTCGACCTCGTGCAGCTGTGTCGCGACACCCTGGAGAGCATCGGCGTCTCACGCGAGCACGTCCGGTACGAGCTGTTCACGACCGGCGACGAAGCACGTCCCGCGGGAAACGACGGGCGACCCGTCGTCGTGCGCACGGACGACCCCGTCTACTCGGTCGACTTCACCCTCGACGGTCAGTCAGCGACGGTTCAGAGTCCCGTCAGTGCTCACGAGAGCATCCTCAACGCCGCGCTGCGCGTCCGTCCCGACGTTCCCTTCGCCTGTGCCGGCGGCGTCTGCGGCACGTGCCGCGCGCGCGTGGTCGAGGGTGCTGTGAACATGACGGAGAACTACGCGCTGGAGCCGGACGAGCTCGAACGCGGGTACGTCCTCACCTGCCAGTCCCACCCCACGACGGAGCACATCACCGTCGACTACGACGCCTAG
- a CDS encoding TetR/AcrR family transcriptional regulator, with protein MALTDSPSPPARRGRPGYDRDQVLSVAVRVFNQRGYDATSISDLAGELGVTKSAVYHHFESKSAILAVALDDALGALESALDEAVTRNTQASDQLRSIVRGAVEVLIAKLPSVTLLLRVRGNSDVETAALARRRAFDQRVTTIVRDAQTEGLVRGDIDAAVATRLVFGMINSLVEWYRPDGTVDPDELAEDVLRVTLDGLQAAPPSEGAAVTT; from the coding sequence ATGGCACTCACCGATTCCCCGTCGCCGCCGGCGCGGAGAGGCAGGCCGGGCTACGACCGCGATCAGGTCCTCTCGGTCGCCGTTCGGGTGTTCAATCAACGCGGCTACGACGCGACATCGATCTCGGATCTCGCCGGCGAGCTGGGGGTGACCAAGTCGGCCGTCTATCACCACTTCGAATCCAAGTCGGCCATCCTCGCCGTCGCTCTGGACGACGCGCTGGGTGCGCTCGAGTCGGCGCTCGACGAGGCGGTCACCCGCAACACGCAGGCATCCGACCAACTGCGGAGCATCGTTCGCGGCGCCGTCGAGGTGCTCATCGCCAAGCTTCCCTCCGTCACGCTGCTCCTGCGCGTGCGTGGCAACAGCGATGTCGAGACGGCCGCGCTCGCACGCCGACGAGCCTTCGATCAGCGCGTGACCACAATCGTTCGGGACGCTCAGACCGAAGGGCTCGTGCGGGGCGACATCGACGCCGCCGTCGCCACCCGCCTGGTCTTCGGCATGATCAACTCGCTCGTCGAGTGGTACCGTCCCGACGGCACGGTCGACCCCGACGAGCTCGCCGAGGATGTCCTGCGCGTCACACTCGATGGCCTGCAAGCCGCGCCGCCCTCGGAAGGAGCAGCAGTCACGACATGA
- the paaJ gene encoding phenylacetate-CoA oxygenase subunit PaaJ: MTTTEQEHLWQSAAGVRDPEVPVLTIEDLGVLRDVDCDGGRVTVTITPTYSGCPAMETIRDDLTLALAAAGYDDVDIRTTLTPAWTTEWMSEEGRRKLAEYGIAPPTGTRPAGPIRIALSVPCPRCGSLATREVSRFGSTSCKALYECSACLEPFDYFKVH, translated from the coding sequence GTGACCACGACCGAACAGGAGCATCTCTGGCAGAGCGCGGCCGGTGTGCGCGATCCCGAGGTTCCCGTGCTGACGATCGAGGACCTCGGTGTGCTCCGCGACGTCGACTGCGACGGCGGCCGCGTCACCGTCACCATCACGCCGACATACTCCGGGTGTCCTGCGATGGAGACGATCCGGGACGACCTGACACTCGCACTGGCGGCCGCGGGCTACGACGACGTCGACATTCGCACCACTCTCACGCCGGCGTGGACGACGGAGTGGATGTCGGAGGAGGGAAGGCGAAAGCTCGCCGAGTACGGCATCGCACCGCCGACCGGCACGCGGCCCGCCGGGCCGATCCGAATCGCGCTGAGCGTGCCCTGCCCCCGGTGCGGTTCCCTCGCCACCCGCGAGGTCTCGCGGTTCGGCTCCACCTCCTGCAAGGCCCTCTACGAGTGCAGCGCCTGTCTCGAGCCTTTCGACTACTTCAAGGTGCACTGA
- the paaZ gene encoding phenylacetic acid degradation bifunctional protein PaaZ — MSDMILESYLQGTWWSPESDPDAVVVRDASTGEPVTSVSTRGIDLAGALAFARDAGQRRLGALTFHQRAVLLKQFAQALSARKEELYELSLRAGATRRDSLSDVDGGIGVLFTYSSKGRRELPNGQVVLDGPAEPLSKDGSFLGRHVYTRLPGLAVQINAFNFPVWGALEKFAPAFLAGVPTLVKPATPTAYIAEAWVRMLDETGLLPEGALQLVSGSVPGLFDLLDLGDAVGFTGSASTAERLRAQAKPGVRFTSETDSINASVLGPDARPGTPEFDAYIRQLLIELTTKAGQKCTAIRRAIVPAEAADAVAEALAEKIGERVVVGDPHAEGVTMGPLVSLAQRDEVLRQVGVLEAAGGRVVVGSTDAPEVVRADGSAGPAPDGAFLSPIVVRFDDASAAPVHEIEAFGPVTSLITYSSVTEAADLVGRGGGSLVTSVATHDPDIAVDLLTRIGAYNGRVLFLDRDDARTSTGHGSPVPHLVHGGPGRAGGGEELGGIRAVLHCMQRTAVQGSPRMLTALTGVWHPGADADASGVHPFRKPLADLRIGDRVESAEREVTLDDIETFAHFTGDTFYAHMDEEAAAANPFFPGRVAHGYLLVSWAAGLFVDPDPGPVLANYGLENLRFVTPVSPGDRIRVALTAKQITPRETDEYGEVRWDAVIRNNRDEVVAEYDVLTLVAKAWTPGGASASAPSRAQVPA; from the coding sequence ATGAGCGACATGATCCTCGAGAGCTACCTGCAGGGAACGTGGTGGTCCCCGGAATCCGACCCCGACGCCGTCGTCGTGCGAGACGCGTCCACGGGTGAACCCGTGACGAGCGTGAGCACGCGCGGCATCGACCTCGCCGGCGCTCTCGCGTTCGCGCGGGACGCCGGCCAGCGCCGTCTCGGCGCCCTCACCTTCCACCAGCGGGCTGTGCTGCTCAAGCAGTTCGCCCAGGCGCTCTCCGCCCGCAAGGAGGAGCTCTACGAGCTGTCGCTGCGCGCCGGCGCAACCCGTCGTGACTCCCTGAGCGACGTCGACGGCGGCATCGGCGTGCTCTTCACCTACTCGTCGAAGGGCCGGCGTGAGCTGCCGAACGGCCAGGTCGTCCTCGACGGCCCGGCCGAGCCGCTGTCCAAGGACGGATCGTTCCTCGGGCGCCACGTGTACACGCGCCTGCCCGGCCTCGCGGTGCAGATCAACGCCTTCAACTTCCCCGTCTGGGGGGCGCTGGAGAAGTTCGCGCCCGCGTTCCTCGCCGGCGTCCCGACGCTGGTGAAACCGGCGACCCCGACCGCCTACATCGCCGAGGCGTGGGTGCGGATGCTCGACGAGACCGGGCTCCTGCCCGAGGGTGCGCTCCAGCTGGTCAGCGGGAGCGTTCCGGGGCTCTTCGACCTGCTGGACCTCGGCGACGCGGTGGGGTTCACGGGAAGTGCCTCGACAGCCGAGCGGCTCCGCGCGCAGGCGAAGCCCGGCGTGCGCTTCACGAGCGAGACCGACTCGATCAACGCCTCGGTCCTCGGTCCTGACGCCCGGCCGGGAACCCCCGAGTTCGACGCCTACATCCGGCAGCTCCTGATTGAGCTCACGACGAAGGCCGGTCAGAAGTGCACCGCCATCCGGCGGGCGATCGTGCCGGCCGAGGCGGCGGATGCCGTCGCGGAGGCGCTCGCCGAGAAGATCGGCGAGCGCGTCGTCGTCGGCGACCCGCATGCCGAGGGTGTCACGATGGGGCCCCTCGTCTCGCTCGCGCAGCGCGACGAGGTGCTGCGCCAGGTCGGAGTGCTCGAGGCGGCGGGGGGCCGCGTCGTGGTCGGCTCGACCGATGCCCCCGAGGTCGTGCGCGCCGACGGCAGCGCCGGACCGGCGCCGGACGGCGCCTTCCTCTCGCCGATCGTGGTCCGGTTCGATGACGCGTCGGCGGCGCCCGTCCACGAGATCGAGGCGTTCGGCCCGGTCACGAGCCTGATCACCTACTCGTCGGTCACTGAAGCCGCCGATCTCGTCGGCCGTGGCGGCGGGTCGCTCGTCACGAGTGTTGCGACGCACGATCCCGACATCGCGGTGGACCTGCTCACGCGCATCGGCGCATACAACGGCCGAGTGCTCTTCCTCGACCGTGACGACGCCCGCACCTCGACGGGCCACGGGTCCCCCGTTCCCCACCTCGTCCACGGTGGCCCCGGCCGCGCGGGCGGGGGCGAGGAGCTGGGCGGAATCCGTGCGGTGCTCCACTGCATGCAGCGCACCGCCGTCCAGGGGTCGCCGCGCATGCTCACCGCTCTCACCGGCGTGTGGCATCCGGGCGCGGACGCCGATGCGAGCGGCGTGCACCCGTTCCGCAAGCCGCTCGCCGATCTGCGGATCGGCGATCGCGTCGAGTCCGCCGAGCGCGAAGTGACGCTCGACGACATCGAGACGTTCGCGCACTTCACCGGCGACACCTTCTACGCGCACATGGACGAAGAGGCAGCCGCCGCCAACCCGTTCTTCCCGGGGCGGGTCGCCCACGGCTACCTGCTGGTGTCGTGGGCGGCGGGGCTCTTCGTCGACCCTGACCCGGGCCCCGTCCTCGCCAATTACGGCCTGGAGAACCTCCGGTTCGTCACTCCGGTGTCACCGGGCGACCGCATCCGCGTCGCCCTCACCGCGAAGCAGATCACGCCCCGTGAGACCGACGAGTACGGCGAAGTGCGCTGGGATGCCGTCATCCGCAACAACCGCGACGAGGTCGTGGCGGAGTACGACGTGCTCACGCTCGTCGCGAAGGCGTGGACGCCGGGCGGCGCTTCCGCGTCGGCGCCGAGCCGCGCACAGGTGCCGGCGTGA
- the paaB gene encoding 1,2-phenylacetyl-CoA epoxidase subunit B: MTTPGGSDRETWPLFEVFVRAGRGLSHVHAGSLHAPDPEMALRNARDLYTRRGEGTSVWVVPADAITTSDPDAKGAFFESPAGKNYRHAVYYTASEGVPHL; encoded by the coding sequence ATGACGACCCCGGGCGGCTCAGACCGCGAGACCTGGCCCCTGTTCGAGGTGTTCGTCCGCGCCGGGCGCGGACTGTCGCACGTGCACGCGGGATCGCTGCACGCGCCGGATCCCGAGATGGCCCTTCGCAATGCGCGCGACCTCTACACCCGGCGCGGCGAGGGCACCTCGGTGTGGGTCGTGCCGGCCGATGCCATCACGACGAGCGACCCCGACGCGAAGGGCGCGTTCTTCGAGTCGCCCGCGGGCAAGAACTACCGCCACGCCGTGTACTACACGGCGTCCGAGGGGGTGCCGCACCTGTGA